A stretch of Allostreptomyces psammosilenae DNA encodes these proteins:
- a CDS encoding ArsR/SmtB family transcription factor, translating into MPSTVDAGPAARRWAVVEPPESLPDPLPEPAREELRLEVVMGALSDPLRLGIVRKLLLEREEFDHTCGWFRLDRPKSSLTHHFRALREAGLIRQRQYGLERRSHVRTEDLQARFPGLLDLIADWTPATPAPSPA; encoded by the coding sequence ATGCCGTCGACCGTGGATGCCGGGCCCGCCGCCCGGCGCTGGGCCGTCGTGGAACCGCCCGAGTCACTGCCCGATCCGTTGCCGGAGCCGGCGCGCGAGGAGCTGCGCCTGGAGGTGGTGATGGGCGCGCTGAGCGACCCGCTGCGGCTGGGCATCGTCCGCAAGCTGCTGCTGGAACGGGAGGAGTTCGACCACACCTGCGGCTGGTTCCGGCTGGACCGGCCGAAGTCCTCGCTCACCCACCACTTCCGGGCGCTGCGCGAGGCCGGTCTGATCCGGCAGCGGCAGTACGGGCTGGAGCGGCGCAGCCACGTCCGGACGGAGGACCTCCAGGCGCGATTCCCCGGCCTGCTCGACCTGATCGCCGACTGGACCCCGGCGACGCCCGCCCCGTCGCCCGCTTGA
- the fdhD gene encoding formate dehydrogenase accessory sulfurtransferase FdhD yields MAGRVTRRQPVVRLAPGRHVGSRETLAVEEPLEIRVGGRPLTTTMRTPGHDFDLVAGFLVAEGVVGGPEDLLALRYCSGTDEDGANTYNVLDAALAPGLPLPATANRAMLTTSACGICGKDSIEALRVRARWSVREDPVRVEPAVLAELPDRLRREQRVFAATGGVHAAGLFTAEGEPLCVREDVGRHNAVDKVVGWALRAGLLPLRGHVLVVSGRASFELTQKAWMAGIPVLAAVSAPSSLAVDLAEEAGVTLVGFLRGDTGNVYTRADRCVPTPRPTPRPASQPASQSDGARAAAAAATPNGAGRG; encoded by the coding sequence ATGGCCGGACGGGTGACGCGGCGCCAGCCCGTCGTGCGCCTGGCACCGGGGCGGCACGTCGGCAGCCGGGAGACCCTGGCGGTGGAGGAGCCGCTGGAGATCCGGGTCGGCGGGCGCCCGCTGACCACGACCATGCGCACCCCGGGCCACGACTTCGACCTGGTGGCCGGCTTCCTGGTCGCCGAGGGCGTGGTCGGCGGACCGGAGGACCTGCTGGCGCTGCGCTACTGCTCGGGGACCGACGAGGACGGCGCCAACACCTACAACGTGCTGGACGCCGCGCTGGCGCCCGGCCTGCCGCTGCCGGCCACCGCCAACCGCGCCATGCTGACCACCAGCGCCTGCGGGATCTGCGGCAAGGACAGCATCGAGGCGCTGCGCGTCCGCGCCCGCTGGTCGGTGCGGGAGGATCCGGTGCGGGTGGAGCCCGCCGTGCTGGCCGAGCTCCCGGACCGGCTGCGCCGGGAGCAGCGGGTGTTCGCCGCCACCGGCGGGGTGCACGCCGCCGGGCTGTTCACCGCGGAGGGCGAGCCGCTGTGCGTCCGGGAGGACGTGGGGCGGCACAACGCGGTGGACAAGGTGGTGGGGTGGGCGCTGCGCGCCGGCCTGCTGCCGCTGCGGGGGCACGTGCTGGTGGTGAGCGGTCGCGCGTCCTTCGAGCTGACGCAGAAGGCCTGGATGGCGGGGATTCCGGTGCTGGCGGCGGTCTCCGCGCCGTCCTCGCTGGCGGTGGACCTCGCCGAGGAGGCCGGGGTGACACTGGTGGGTTTCCTGCGCGGTGACACCGGCAACGTGTACACCCGGGCCGACCGGTGTGTGCCCACGCCACGGCCCACGCCTCGACCCGCGTCGCAGCCCGCGTCCCAGTCGGACGGAGCACGTGCCGCGGCGGCCGCCGCCACGCCGAACGGCGCCGGGCGGGGGTGA
- a CDS encoding FdhF/YdeP family oxidoreductase: MGGGQAEEPARTGTAEQPTVTPPKTRAAGLPGVRAAMRHALGEMGPRRTALTLLAVNQKRGFDCPGCAWPEGDHRHRAEFCENGAKAVAEEATRRRVGREFFAAHPVADLAGRDDHWLGQRGRLTEPMVLRPGATHYEPISWEDAFGLVADELNALDSPDEAVFYTSGRTSNEAAFVYQLFVRAFGTNNLPDCSNMCHESSGRALGETIGIGKGSVTLEDLHAADLILVVGQNPGTNHPRMLSALERAKRGGARIVAVNPLPEAGLLRFDNPQTARGLVGGGTPLADRFLQIRLGGDLALFQAFGHALLRAEEEAPGTVLDRAFVEEHTTGFAEYAAALRDLDWDAVGEATGLPREAIEEVAGWLAASRRTVVCWAMGLTQHKHSVPTIREVVNVLLLRGNIGRRGAGVCPVRGHSNVQGDRTMGINERPPAAFLDALRAEFGFEPPRAHGLDVVEALRAMRDGRAKVFFAMGGNFAAATPDTRAAHEALRRLRLSVQVSTKLNRSHTVTGRTALILPTLGRTERDVQASGEQFVTVEDSMGAVHASRGSLPPASPDLLSEVAIVCRLARRTLGPGGAVPWEEFAGDYAAVRERIARVVPGFERFEERVREPGGFLLPHPPRDSRTFTTPSGRAVFSVNRFEAPRVPPGRLLLQTLRSHDQYNTTIYGLDDRYRGIHHGRRVVFVHPDDLAGLGIADGTLVDLVGEWPGQEDRRAPGFRVVGYPTARGCAAAYFPETNVLVPLDSTAEGSNTPTSKSVVVRLEVTT, translated from the coding sequence ATGGGCGGCGGGCAGGCGGAGGAGCCGGCGCGGACGGGCACGGCGGAGCAGCCGACCGTCACGCCACCCAAGACGCGCGCCGCCGGACTGCCGGGCGTGCGGGCCGCGATGCGGCACGCCCTGGGCGAGATGGGCCCCCGCCGCACCGCGCTGACCCTGCTCGCGGTCAACCAGAAGCGGGGCTTCGACTGCCCCGGCTGCGCCTGGCCCGAGGGGGACCACCGCCACCGCGCCGAGTTCTGCGAGAACGGCGCCAAGGCCGTCGCGGAGGAGGCCACCCGCCGGCGCGTCGGACGCGAGTTCTTCGCCGCCCACCCGGTGGCGGACCTGGCCGGGCGGGACGACCACTGGCTGGGGCAGCGCGGCCGGCTCACCGAGCCGATGGTGCTGCGCCCGGGCGCCACCCACTACGAGCCGATCTCCTGGGAGGACGCCTTCGGGCTGGTCGCCGACGAGCTGAACGCCCTGGACTCCCCCGACGAGGCCGTCTTCTACACCTCGGGGCGCACCAGCAACGAGGCCGCCTTCGTCTACCAGCTGTTCGTCCGGGCCTTCGGCACCAACAACCTGCCGGACTGCTCCAACATGTGCCACGAGTCCAGCGGCAGGGCGCTCGGCGAGACCATCGGCATCGGCAAGGGGTCGGTGACCCTGGAGGACCTGCACGCCGCCGACCTCATCCTGGTCGTCGGGCAGAACCCCGGCACCAACCACCCGCGGATGCTCTCCGCCCTGGAGCGGGCCAAGCGCGGCGGCGCCCGGATCGTGGCCGTCAACCCGCTGCCGGAGGCGGGGCTGCTGCGCTTCGACAACCCGCAGACGGCGCGGGGGCTGGTCGGCGGCGGCACCCCGCTGGCCGACCGCTTCCTGCAGATCCGGCTCGGCGGCGACCTCGCGCTCTTCCAGGCCTTCGGCCACGCCCTGCTGCGGGCCGAGGAGGAAGCCCCCGGCACGGTGCTGGACCGGGCCTTCGTCGAGGAGCACACCACGGGCTTCGCCGAGTACGCGGCCGCGCTGCGCGACCTGGACTGGGACGCGGTGGGCGAGGCGACCGGGCTGCCGCGGGAGGCGATCGAGGAGGTGGCCGGCTGGCTGGCCGCCTCCCGCCGCACCGTGGTGTGCTGGGCGATGGGCCTGACCCAGCACAAGCACTCGGTGCCGACGATCCGGGAGGTCGTCAACGTCCTGCTGCTGCGCGGCAACATCGGCCGGCGTGGTGCGGGGGTCTGCCCGGTGCGCGGCCACAGCAACGTGCAGGGCGACCGCACCATGGGGATCAACGAGCGGCCCCCGGCCGCCTTCCTGGACGCGCTGCGCGCGGAGTTCGGCTTCGAGCCGCCGCGCGCGCACGGCCTGGACGTGGTGGAGGCGCTGCGGGCGATGCGGGACGGCCGGGCGAAGGTGTTCTTCGCCATGGGCGGCAACTTCGCCGCCGCCACCCCGGACACCCGGGCCGCCCACGAGGCGCTGCGCCGGCTGCGGCTGAGCGTGCAGGTCTCCACCAAGCTCAACCGCTCGCACACCGTCACCGGCCGGACGGCGCTGATCCTGCCCACGCTCGGCCGCACCGAGCGGGACGTCCAGGCGTCGGGCGAGCAGTTCGTCACGGTGGAGGACTCCATGGGGGCCGTGCACGCCTCCCGTGGTTCGCTGCCGCCGGCCTCTCCGGACCTGCTCAGCGAGGTGGCGATCGTCTGCCGGCTGGCCCGGCGCACGCTCGGCCCCGGCGGCGCCGTGCCGTGGGAGGAGTTCGCCGGGGACTACGCGGCGGTGCGGGAGCGGATCGCCCGGGTGGTGCCGGGGTTCGAGCGGTTCGAGGAGCGGGTGCGGGAGCCGGGCGGCTTCCTGCTGCCGCACCCGCCGCGGGACTCGCGCACCTTCACCACGCCGTCGGGCCGCGCGGTGTTCAGCGTGAACCGCTTCGAGGCCCCGCGGGTGCCGCCGGGGCGCCTGCTGCTGCAGACGCTGCGCTCGCACGACCAGTACAACACCACGATCTACGGGCTGGACGACCGTTACCGCGGGATCCACCACGGGCGGCGGGTGGTCTTCGTGCACCCCGACGACCTGGCGGGGCTCGGCATCGCCGACGGCACGCTGGTCGACCTGGTCGGCGAGTGGCCCGGCCAGGAGGACCGGCGGGCGCCCGGCTTCCGCGTGGTGGGCTACCCGACGGCGCGCGGCTGCGCCGCGGCGTACTTCCCGGAGACCAACGTGCTGGTGCCGTTGGACAGCACGGCGGAGGGCAGCAACACGCCGACGTCGAAGTCGGTGGTCGTGCGGTTGGAGGTGACGACCTGA
- a CDS encoding DUF779 domain-containing protein has product MAAPGTRVELTAAAEELVERLRSRHGPLMFHQSGGCCDGSAPMCYPRGEFRVGGSDVLLGHVAGDTPFWMSAAQYRYWRHTHLTVDVVPGRGSGFSLEAPEGVRFLLRSRLLTEEELDRLAAEPPPPTGADAAE; this is encoded by the coding sequence ATGGCCGCGCCCGGCACACGGGTGGAGCTCACCGCGGCGGCCGAGGAGCTGGTGGAGCGACTGCGCAGCCGCCACGGGCCGCTGATGTTCCACCAGTCGGGCGGCTGCTGCGACGGCAGCGCCCCGATGTGCTACCCGCGCGGCGAGTTCCGGGTCGGCGGCTCGGACGTGCTGCTGGGCCACGTCGCGGGCGACACGCCGTTCTGGATGAGCGCCGCGCAGTACCGGTACTGGCGGCACACCCACCTCACGGTCGACGTGGTCCCCGGACGGGGCAGCGGGTTCTCCCTGGAGGCCCCCGAGGGAGTGCGCTTCCTGCTGCGCTCCCGGCTGCTCACCGAGGAGGAGCTGGACCGCCTCGCCGCCGAACCGCCGCCGCCCACGGGTGCCGACGCGGCGGAGTAG
- the adh gene encoding aldehyde dehydrogenase gives MVYAQPGTEGSIVSFAARYDNFIGGDWVAPVEGRYFDNPSPVTGRTFCQVARSSAADVELALDAAHAAADAWGRTSATERARILNRVADRLEEHLERLAVAETWENGKPVRETLAADLPLAVDHFRYFAGAIRAQEGSAAELDADTVAYHFHEPLGVVGQIIPWNFPILMAAWKLAPALAAGNCVVIKPAEQTPASLLLVIELIADLLPPGVVNVVNGFGVEAGKPLASSPRVAKVAFTGETTTGRLIMQYASENIIPVTLELGGKSPNVFLPDVLAADDDFLDKAVEGFVLFALNQGEVCTCPSRALIHSSIYDEFIARCVERTEAIVGGDPLDPATMIGAQASNDQFEKILSYIDIGRQEGAELLTGGGPRAVPGLEGGYYVEPTIFRGSNDMRIFQEEIFGPVVSVTTFDSVDEALKIANDTLYGLGAGVWTRDGNTAYRLGRGIRAGRVWTNCYHAYPAHAAFGGYKNSGIGRENHKMMLEHYQQTKNLLVSYSPKKLGLF, from the coding sequence ATGGTGTACGCGCAGCCGGGAACCGAGGGCAGCATCGTCAGCTTCGCCGCGCGGTACGACAACTTCATCGGCGGCGACTGGGTCGCCCCCGTGGAGGGCCGGTACTTCGACAACCCCTCACCGGTGACCGGGCGGACCTTCTGCCAGGTCGCCAGGTCCTCCGCCGCCGACGTCGAGCTGGCCCTGGACGCGGCCCACGCCGCGGCCGACGCCTGGGGCCGCACCTCGGCGACCGAACGGGCACGGATCCTGAACCGCGTCGCGGACCGTCTGGAGGAGCACCTGGAGCGCCTCGCCGTGGCGGAGACGTGGGAGAACGGCAAGCCGGTGCGTGAGACGCTGGCCGCCGACCTGCCGCTGGCGGTGGACCACTTCCGCTACTTCGCGGGGGCGATCCGCGCCCAGGAGGGCAGCGCGGCCGAGCTCGACGCCGACACGGTCGCCTACCACTTCCACGAGCCGCTCGGCGTGGTCGGCCAGATCATCCCGTGGAACTTCCCCATCCTGATGGCCGCGTGGAAGCTGGCGCCCGCGCTCGCGGCCGGCAACTGCGTGGTGATCAAGCCGGCGGAGCAGACCCCGGCGAGCCTGCTGCTGGTGATCGAGCTGATCGCGGACCTGCTCCCGCCCGGCGTGGTCAACGTCGTGAACGGCTTCGGCGTGGAGGCCGGCAAGCCACTGGCGTCCAGCCCGCGGGTGGCGAAGGTGGCCTTCACCGGAGAGACCACCACCGGCCGGCTGATCATGCAGTACGCCAGCGAGAACATCATCCCGGTCACCCTGGAGCTGGGCGGGAAGAGCCCCAACGTCTTCCTGCCCGACGTGCTGGCCGCCGACGACGACTTCCTGGACAAGGCCGTCGAGGGCTTCGTGCTGTTCGCCCTCAACCAGGGGGAGGTGTGCACCTGCCCCTCCCGGGCGCTGATCCACTCCTCGATCTACGACGAGTTCATCGCCCGCTGCGTCGAGCGCACCGAGGCCATCGTCGGAGGCGACCCGCTGGACCCGGCGACGATGATCGGCGCCCAGGCGAGCAACGACCAGTTCGAGAAGATCCTGTCCTACATCGACATCGGCCGCCAGGAGGGCGCCGAGCTGCTGACCGGGGGCGGTCCCCGCGCCGTCCCCGGCCTGGAGGGCGGCTACTACGTCGAGCCCACCATTTTCCGCGGCAGCAACGACATGCGGATCTTCCAGGAGGAGATCTTCGGCCCGGTTGTCTCCGTCACCACCTTCGACTCGGTCGACGAGGCGCTGAAGATCGCCAACGACACGCTGTACGGGCTCGGCGCCGGCGTGTGGACCCGGGACGGCAACACCGCGTACCGGCTCGGCCGCGGGATCAGGGCAGGCAGGGTGTGGACCAACTGCTACCACGCCTACCCCGCGCACGCCGCCTTCGGCGGCTACAAGAACTCCGGCATCGGCCGGGAGAACCACAAGATGATGCTGGAGCACTACCAGCAGACCAAGAACCTGCTGGTCAGCTACTCGCCGAAGAAGCTGGGACTGTTCTGA
- a CDS encoding GAF domain-containing protein — MSERGVLRRRRDALEREWARWVPRSGTLGRSPAGTGVRPEVAESWARSLGSVDPGRDSAPVCDGGEVRPRWSGSPLRGPVTALADELRRIADDAGYVAAVTDESGTILWTCGGRVMRRRAERVNFAPGGRWDEHAMGTNALSLALRTGRPSTVFSAEHLVAALHGWVCYCAPIHAPGGRVLGVLDLSTTWDRSHPLAPATVRSLAAAVEAQLRAGQRHPPAAPSGVRLTCLGGEEATLDGRPLRLPPRQLEILTLLALRPDGYPPDRLRLALYGDRPVAASTFKAEVSHLRRALAGRVATRRYALTEPIACDAVDVLRALERGDVAAAVEGYRGPLLPRSEAPGVAEWRAHLEVAVREAVLASGRPEPALRYGEHAPFDAEVHEHALRTLPPDDARRGVAAGRLSTALRP; from the coding sequence ATGTCCGAGCGTGGTGTACTGCGGAGGCGGAGGGACGCGCTGGAGCGGGAGTGGGCCCGCTGGGTGCCCCGGTCGGGAACGCTGGGCCGGTCGCCCGCCGGCACCGGGGTGCGCCCGGAGGTCGCCGAGTCCTGGGCGCGCTCCCTGGGGAGCGTGGATCCGGGCCGGGACAGCGCCCCGGTCTGCGACGGCGGCGAGGTGCGGCCCCGCTGGTCGGGCTCGCCGCTGCGCGGGCCGGTGACCGCGCTCGCGGACGAACTGCGGCGCATCGCCGACGACGCCGGCTACGTCGCCGCCGTCACCGACGAGTCCGGCACCATCCTGTGGACCTGCGGTGGCCGGGTCATGCGGCGGCGGGCGGAACGGGTCAACTTCGCGCCCGGCGGCCGGTGGGACGAGCACGCCATGGGCACCAACGCGCTGTCGCTGGCCCTGCGCACCGGCCGGCCCAGCACGGTGTTCTCCGCCGAGCACCTGGTGGCCGCGCTGCACGGCTGGGTCTGCTACTGCGCGCCCATCCACGCCCCGGGCGGCCGGGTCCTCGGCGTGCTGGACCTGTCCACCACCTGGGACCGCTCGCACCCGCTGGCCCCCGCCACCGTGCGCTCGCTGGCGGCGGCCGTCGAGGCCCAGCTGCGGGCCGGTCAGCGGCACCCCCCGGCCGCGCCGTCCGGGGTGCGGCTGACCTGCCTGGGCGGCGAGGAGGCCACGCTCGACGGCCGGCCGCTGCGGCTGCCACCGCGTCAGCTGGAGATCCTCACCCTGCTGGCGCTGCGGCCCGACGGTTACCCACCCGACCGGCTGCGCCTCGCGCTCTACGGCGACCGGCCGGTGGCGGCGTCCACCTTCAAGGCCGAGGTGTCCCATCTGCGCCGGGCGCTCGCCGGCCGGGTGGCCACCCGCCGGTACGCGCTGACCGAGCCGATCGCCTGCGACGCCGTCGACGTGTTGCGGGCGCTGGAGCGCGGGGACGTCGCGGCCGCCGTCGAGGGCTACCGCGGCCCGCTGCTGCCGCGCTCCGAGGCTCCGGGGGTGGCGGAGTGGCGGGCGCACCTGGAGGTGGCCGTGCGGGAAGCCGTGCTGGCCAGCGGCCGTCCGGAGCCCGCCCTGCGCTACGGGGAGCACGCCCCGTTCGACGCGGAGGTGCACGAACACGCCCTGCGGACGCTGCCGCCCGACGACGCGCGGCGGGGCGTCGCCGCGGGAAGGCTGAGCACGGCCCTACGCCCCTGA
- a CDS encoding MFS transporter encodes MRTLLRHRSFRTLVAGAMANRLGDAVAPLALAFAVLDLTGSLTGLGLVVGARSLANVLFLLVGGVLADRLPRGLVLTGSNAAAALTQAAAAVTVLTGTATVPLLAGLAAVNGALAAIAMPASSALLPQTVPPTLLRHANAVQRLGTNSAMILGASVGGALVATTGPGWGLMVDAATFCVATVCFARTRVDAPPRSKEAGADGEAARPGLLRDLREGWTEFVSRTWVWVVVLGFMVLNAVSAGAIQVLGPAVADDSFGRAGWGLVLAAQSAGMLAGALLAMRLRVDRLLFLGTVCVAAELLLPLALATTDSVPVLMAAGFVVGAALTQFGVAWSVSLQQHIPADRLARVYSYDALGSYVAIPVAEVAVGPVAHAVGVRPTLYGAAVVIAVTTGLMLLSGEVRRLRQFSDGHGPDGHRAGGGPVGGEIEQVGGKAEQVGERER; translated from the coding sequence ATGAGGACGCTGCTGCGGCACCGCTCCTTCCGCACCCTGGTGGCCGGCGCCATGGCCAACCGGCTCGGTGACGCGGTGGCCCCGCTGGCGCTGGCCTTCGCGGTGCTCGACCTCACCGGTTCGCTGACCGGACTCGGCCTCGTGGTCGGCGCCCGCTCCCTGGCCAACGTGCTCTTCCTGCTGGTCGGCGGCGTCCTCGCCGACCGCCTCCCGCGCGGCCTGGTGCTCACCGGGTCCAACGCCGCCGCCGCGCTCACCCAGGCCGCCGCCGCCGTCACCGTGCTCACCGGCACCGCCACGGTGCCGCTGCTCGCCGGCCTGGCGGCGGTCAACGGTGCCCTGGCCGCGATCGCCATGCCGGCGTCCTCGGCCCTGCTCCCGCAGACCGTGCCACCCACCCTGCTGCGGCACGCCAACGCCGTGCAGCGGCTGGGGACCAACAGCGCGATGATCCTGGGCGCCTCGGTGGGCGGCGCGCTGGTGGCCACCACCGGACCGGGATGGGGGCTGATGGTGGACGCGGCGACCTTCTGCGTGGCCACCGTCTGCTTCGCCCGCACCCGGGTGGACGCCCCGCCGCGCTCCAAGGAGGCCGGGGCCGACGGGGAGGCCGCGCGCCCCGGCCTGCTGCGCGACCTGCGCGAGGGCTGGACGGAGTTCGTCTCCCGCACCTGGGTGTGGGTGGTGGTCCTGGGCTTCATGGTGCTCAACGCGGTCAGCGCCGGAGCCATCCAGGTGCTCGGCCCGGCGGTGGCCGACGACAGCTTCGGCCGGGCCGGCTGGGGACTGGTGCTCGCCGCGCAGAGCGCCGGGATGCTCGCCGGCGCGCTGCTCGCCATGCGGCTGCGGGTGGACCGGCTGCTGTTCCTCGGCACCGTCTGCGTCGCCGCCGAGCTGCTGCTGCCGCTGGCCCTGGCCACCACCGACTCGGTACCGGTGCTGATGGCCGCCGGCTTCGTCGTCGGCGCGGCGCTCACCCAGTTCGGCGTCGCCTGGTCGGTCTCGCTCCAGCAGCACATCCCCGCCGACCGGCTGGCCCGGGTGTACTCCTACGACGCGCTCGGTTCGTACGTGGCCATCCCGGTGGCGGAGGTGGCGGTGGGCCCGGTCGCCCACGCCGTCGGCGTGCGCCCCACCCTGTACGGGGCGGCCGTGGTGATCGCCGTGACGACCGGGCTGATGCTGCTCTCCGGCGAGGTGCGCCGGCTGCGCCAGTTCTCTGATGGGCACGGTCCCGATGGGCACCGTGCCGGGGGCGGGCCGGTCGGCGGGGAGATCGAACAGGTGGGCGGGAAAGCCGAGCAGGTGGGCGAGCGGGAGCGCTGA